The Paludibacter jiangxiensis DNA segment GTAACTAACACAAACGCCCCGACAACCAAAAGTTGTTGGGGCGTTTCTTCTTTATTTACTCCTCTTACAGGCATTTTCCTCAATACGGACATTTAGTGAGTATTTAGGATTACTTTCCCTGTTTTTAAAGTTATTGCTCCGCTTACTAATTTATAGATATATAAAGTCTTCGGAAGGTTTGACATATCTACTTCATTGTACACATCATTGATTGGTGATTCTAAAACAACAATTCCAAGAACACTCATAATGGTCATCATTCGGTCTGCTTTGTCCGACATTTTTACGATAAGTTTATCGGCAACAGGATTAGGATAAATTGCCATACTGTCATTGATTGTCCCCGTACCGGAGGCTATGGTATTGGTCGTGTTGCCACTACTTACGTTCACGCTTAACTGAAGCGTCTCTGGTTGTTCTGCAATAGCGTCATCTATTGTCGGCACCCGAATGCTGAGAATTGTCACTCCCGCCGGAATAGTGATTGAACCGCTGCTCCAGGTTGTCCACGTACTTCCTCCGTTGGTGCTGTACTGTATCGGAGTGCCGGTATCGGTGCCAATGATAGCCGTTCCGCTGGTTAATGCGGGGGTAAAAACAACAGCCGTTGAACTGGCTTTGCTTAATGTCACATCAAAAACAAGGGGTGATCCCTCGGTAACTGTCGGACTGCTTACTGCAATGGTCGCAATAGTGGCCACATCATTATCATTGATTGTTCCCGTACCGAAGGCTGTGGTATTGGTCGTGTTGCCGCTACTAACATTCACGCTGAGCTGAAGCGTCTCTGGTTGTTCTACAATAGCGTCATCTATGGTCGGTACCCGAATGCTGAGAATCGTCACTCCCGCCGGAATAGTGATGGAACCGCTGCTCCAGGTTATCCACGTACTTCCTCCGTTGGTGCTGTACTGTATCGGAGTACCGGTATCGGTGCCGACGGTAGCCGTTCCACTGGTTAATGCGGGGGTAAAAACTACAGCAGTTGAACTGGCAATGCTTAATGTCACGTTAAAAACAAGGGGTAATCCCTCGATAGCTGTCGGGCTACTTACTGCTATGGTGGCAATAGTGGCCACATCATTATCATTGATTGTCCCCGTACCGGAGGCTGTGGTATTGGTCGTGTTGCCACTACTAACGTTCACGCTGAGCTGAAACGTTTCTGGTTGTTCGACAATAGTGTCATCTATGGTCGGTACCCGAATGCTGAGACTTGTCACTCCCGCCGGAATAGTAATGGAACCGTTGCTCCAGGTTGTCCACGTACTTCCTCCGTTGGTGCTGTACTGTATCGGAGTGCCGGTATCGGTGCCGACGGTAGCCGTTCCGCTGATTAATGCGGGGGTAAAAACAACAGCAGTTGAACTGGCTATGCTTAATGTCACATTAAAAACAAGAGATGATCCCTCGGTAACTGTCGGACTGTTTACGGCAATGGTAGATATAGCTTGTGTACTATAATATTCGAATGCTCCAATGTCATATCCGGCACCTTGAGGACGAGCGATGCCATCGTAATCATCAATAACCGTTGGAGTAAGATTTGTTCCGGCATTAATGGCTGGCGAAGTACTTTGCAGGTGAAAATTGTATTGTATACTGTCTACAAACAAAGGCGATTTGTTTGTTAAATTAGTGGCCAAAGATGAACCAACACCTATATCATAAATATTGCCGGCTTTATGATTCCAGCTTATATTGTTGGTCACGATAGCGCCAGTACTACCAGAACCGATATCGATTCCAGTGGCATTCTCTATATTGCCGCCATTATTTGCCCAAATAGTATTATTGTACACACCTGTGTTGCTGGCATTATAATCAATTTGAATGCCCCCACTATTTCCCCAAATAAGATTATTGTATGCTATATTATTTGCTCCTGACGAAAGAATTATGCCAGCGCCTCTACTCCCTACTCGGGCATTTTGGTGTATATTGTTATTGCGTACAATATTGTTTGTCGCATTCGCAGGCGCTTGCTCATTAAAAATATGAATGCCCCATCCTGCATTTTGGTATACCTCACATTTTTCAATCAGGTTATTACCGCCTGAGACATACATGCCATGATCAAAATCGGATAAGCCATTATTGTGAATTTTCAAATTGATAAATTCATTACTGCTTGATCCAGAATCTACATAAA contains these protein-coding regions:
- a CDS encoding right-handed parallel beta-helix repeat-containing protein, whose protein sequence is MISPKGAFVLISSFLLSLLSTNVFGTVYYVAKTGSDANSCTQAKNKASPKLSIAAGIQCLSAGDTLYIRAGVYNESINEYNVNLPSGTSWQMPATIAGYPGESVTIQPNAGATEVIRIMGPTGGTRYLIFDNLILDGVNGATNVVEITYTGNDPNNTANHIRIKNCELKNAQNNGIYVDSGSSSNEFINLKIHNNGLSDFDHGMYVSGGNNLIEKCEVYQNAGWGIHIFNEQAPANATNNIVRNNNIHQNARVGSRGAGIILSSGANNIAYNNLIWGNSGGIQIDYNASNTGVYNNTIWANNGGNIENATGIDIGSGSTGAIVTNNISWNHKAGNIYDIGVGSSLATNLTNKSPLFVDSIQYNFHLQSTSPAINAGTNLTPTVIDDYDGIARPQGAGYDIGAFEYYSTQAISTIAVNSPTVTEGSSLVFNVTLSIASSTAVVFTPALISGTATVGTDTGTPIQYSTNGGSTWTTWSNGSITIPAGVTSLSIRVPTIDDTIVEQPETFQLSVNVSSGNTTNTTASGTGTINDNDVATIATIAVSSPTAIEGLPLVFNVTLSIASSTAVVFTPALTSGTATVGTDTGTPIQYSTNGGSTWITWSSGSITIPAGVTILSIRVPTIDDAIVEQPETLQLSVNVSSGNTTNTTAFGTGTINDNDVATIATIAVSSPTVTEGSPLVFDVTLSKASSTAVVFTPALTSGTAIIGTDTGTPIQYSTNGGSTWTTWSSGSITIPAGVTILSIRVPTIDDAIAEQPETLQLSVNVSSGNTTNTIASGTGTINDSMAIYPNPVADKLIVKMSDKADRMMTIMSVLGIVVLESPINDVYNEVDMSNLPKTLYIYKLVSGAITLKTGKVILNTH